The region ctttttaaaaatgctaatttgGGACTTTTGGTAATGATAACTTACAACTAGAGCTAAGCAAGTAAATGcaacattgttttttatgttaatatgtttGCAGAAACTGTTTACTTAGTCCTTTTAACCAAATGCTGTTGGTTTATCATCtagtgtttgttatttttcatataccatatactgtatgtacacagtctgtgtgtgcaggtgtgagTCAGAATTTTCCATGGTTGTTTGTCTGCATTTCACCGTGTCCTTTGCACTTTGGTTTATTAAATACTGTGGATGTTGCCAATGCCATTTAAGGGctcttgtatgtttttttcagtgcttGTCTTAGTTAAATCCATTCAAATTGAGTAAGTGAACTATTTTCTTTCCCCTTCTTTTCAGATTCTGGCTCGACTGAGCTCACTGGGCTCTTCATCGAGAAGCCAGAACAAAATGTCGTCGCTGTTGCAGGTTAGAAACGCAACAGGATGGATGAATAATTGtcaagacagagaggaaacagaagCAATCCATAATGTGTAACCTGATTACATAATGTTTGTGAATGGCAGGAACGGATGTCACTTTAATAGCCAGGGTTGACTCGAGCACCCTGACAAGAAAACCCACCATGAAATGGCTGAAGGGCAAGTGGCTGGATCTTGGCAGCAAAGCTGGGAAACATATGCAGTTCAAAGAAACttatgacagaaatacaaagGTGTGTGTTAGACAGAGACATTTTATGTACTGTGTGATCTGATCCTCTTCCTTCAGAAATAACTAAGAAGTAATTAAGTTATATCCCCCCCAAGATCTATACTTATGAAATGAAGATCATCAAAGTGGTCCCTGGAGATGCTGGGGGCTACAGGTGTGAGGTGACGGCAAAAGACAAGTGTGACAGCTCTACCTTTGAGATCTCTGTTGAATGTGAGTGAAAACTGACTCTGGCCTGCTGAGTCTGCCACAGATTCcatacatgctgatgttttgatCTGATCCGGCCCTAATGTGCGTTCTCTGCAACTTCTCTTGTTACAGCTGCACGACAGGAGGAGCAAGCAGATATTTTGTCTGCCTTCAAGAGAGCGTAAGTCCACTGGGGTTTGCATTTCAGCCTGTCTCAGTAATCTACAGGTATGTGCGTGCGTGCGAATACACAAGAGGGAAACTGCATACATAgtctatttgtaatgttttccagtgtgtgtgagtgtgtctttcAGCACAGGTGGTatatgacaatatagtaaattTAATGATGTGCCATGTCAGAAGATATGCCTGCTCTTGGATAGACTGTGTGCTCTGTGTACACTCAGGGATGCTGGAGAGGATGAGGGAGAACTGGATTTCAGTGCTCTGCTGAAAGCGACTAAGTGAGAAGCTGAATGTTATTTGGTTTGCAAAATTATCAAGCACACAGTATGATTGttccctttaaaaaaagttgCTTCTTCAGTCCCAATTCCAAACACATCCCTTTTCCTTGACTGACAGGAAGAAGAAACCTGTAAAAGAGGAACCAGAGGTAGATGTGTGGGAATTGCTCAAGAATGCCCATCCAAGCGAATATGAGAAAATTGCCTTTGAGTATGGTATCACTGACCTGAGGGGCATGCTGAAACGCCTGAAAAAGATGAAGGTCGAGCCCAAGCATACCGAGGGTAAGTAGGGTCAAGCAGGAGGTTAAGGGGTGGAAGAAGTAGAGGAGCATTTGAAATATGCAGGACATGAATTAGGAGGAGAGATTTTACCTCAGGGGAGGCGGAGAGGGAAGGACAGCAGGGGAGAGAAGCAGGCAAGAGGAAACTGGACACGGAAAAGGAAGGAAGGTTTTCGTGAGCTGATGAGTTGTTaattcttaattttttccagCTTTCCTGAAGAAGCTTGAATCTTGCTACTCAGTGGAAAAGGGCAAGAGGATTGTGCTGAAGTGTGAGGTGGTTGATCCCGACATCCAGGTCAAATGGTTGAAGAACGGCCAGGAGATCAAACCCTCAGCCAAGTACATGCTTAAAAGCATAAACACGCGCACCAATTATTGTTAGTTCACATAGACtgtttttagtgtcttttttcACTGTGCAAGACATTTACTTAATTAGACAGTAGTGTAGTGGCAGACTGTATCATCAGTCAATCTCAGATAGGCTTGATGGgcagtgttttaaaaatatcaagCTAAAATTATCTGTGCTACAAAGTCATACTCTGAGACGATGCTGCcatcaacacattttatttttaggtgGTCATAAGGAGCCTCCCAGAGGGTTAATGAAGTCACACTGCCAAAACACCATGTAAACTAATGCAGATACACACCCAGGACAAACACCTCTCCTTTCTAAGTTGGAATGTGAGGAAAATCTATGGCTCAGTTGAAAACTTAAATGCATAAATTGGATCTGTTAGATTAAAATCCAGTCTTTCAAAACGATCTGCGACATTACTTTAAGTTCAATTAAGCCTAAATTAAAtgttgagggtttttttgttacgattattttaagacatttgTGCTAAAAAATCTCAACAGCTTGATGAAGGAATACTTCAGCACTCTGTTTGACCTTTAAtctgtctgtcacttttcaAGATATGTGATGGAGGCAAATGGGACTTTCCGAACACTTACCATCAATAAGACGACCCTGGCTGATGATGCTGCGTATGAGTGTGTGGTTGGCGAGGACAAGTGTTTCACAGAGGTGTTTGTCAAAGGTgcagcatctttttttttgacagtttatCAGCAGTAAAAATCTAACGTAATTAATGTGAATTTGTAAACCTTATGGCATTACACAAcatccctctctgctctgcccaGAGCCCCCTGTGACCATCACCAAGCTGATGGATGACTATCATGTGGTTGTTGGAGAGAGAGTGGAGTTTGAGATTGAGGTGTCGGAGGAGGGCGCCCACGTCATGTGGTCAGTATTTCCATAATTTAGCATTATAGGCTCAATCAAGCTTGGGTCAACTTCAGTCTTTAATTCCCCGCAGAAGCAAAGCAGACATTTGTACAATTCAACTAGTTCTTGTACTCTAAACAGAgaaagtctgtctgtgtgtctttatcatataaaaatgtttcataaaatTACTTGGTTTTCATTTCCCAAACTTGTGGAGGTCACAGTTTGATGACAAGCTTTGAGATGTCAGTTTTTTCTAACAGCCTTCATACACTCACCTGCATCACCTTGGTGAATTTCGACCTGTTTCCACAGTTTCTGTTGTCATAATGTTGTTGAAGCACAACTTTCTTTCACTCAGTCCTAGATGATGATGGTGTCATCCACAGTACAGGCATGCATCTACCCCCACTCAGTTAAGAAACACTCAAGTATCAGGTTCTAAACTGACATGTAGCCTACTGCTATGGTACACATCACCGCTCTCAAAATGCCAGCTGGCCTTCTCTCTATGCACAAGATGCATCATTCTATTTTGTTTACCATATCTTCACTTCTCACAAGGAGATCTTATTATTCTGCTTCTACAGTGAATACTCAGCTTGAAAAGCCTGCTTTGTTCAAGCTGCTCAAGCTTGATTTCTTTGCCTTTGTCTTAGTGGGATTTCTGtattctttttttgggggggggtgatAGACTTTTTTTGCTGTGAAACTTGGCACAATGTGCCTTTTGTAAgtataaatatagttttaaaggacaaataaatgaatatcagTTGGCATGTGTTAGCaataaacaatacaatacaaaatgagAGATGAAAATTCACAAAGGTGATGTAAGATTTCAaggtgtgtgtttacatacatCACACACAAGTACAGACTTAATTTTTACAATTTCCCGTTGATGAATGCAAAGCCCATTTATATTTTCCGAAGCAATTTTTTAGCAGTCACTAAATGGTGGAAATATTACAGTCTGCCCTGTGAATTTACACCAGACTCAGACTCACTGTTACTATTTTGTATTAAACATTTAGCAGTGACGTGTTTCAAAGAGATGATGTGCtcattttatattcttttcCAGGTTCTTTGAGGATATAGAGCTTCACAAAGAAAAAGATTCCTCAAAATATCGCTTCAAAAAGGATGGAAAGAAACACACGATGATCATCAATGAGGCTACGCTGGATGACATTGGAATGTACCATGCTTGGACGAATGGAGGGCACACCAAAGGAGAGCTGGAGGTGGAAGGTACCACTgcaaaatattatattcttattctgtttttatttcatttttgagAGATTGTGGAGtttataaaacattcaaaactaataataattgttaatttgtatattttagattattttgttaaaatgaaaatacgAATCAAAGATGCTACATTAGTGTACAGACTTCATTTTATATAGATTTACTATATTTAGTCTGggttttctgtcatttaaatgCATGCTGTTCAGTGCTGAGGATGCAGCTGAATTTAACTGCTGGCCTAAGGGCTTAATGCTTCTCTTTACAAACAAACTAACAGTTCATGACAGTGGGTGTCAAGATGTTGCCATCATGAACCTTACCCTCGCGCTCCCCCTACCTTCACACACTCTCTGTCCTGCCTGAACTGTTCTCTTGTGGTTTCCAATGTCTTATTCAGAAAAAGAACTGGAGGTGTTGCAGGACATTGCTGATCTGACAGTCAAGGCAACAGAACAGGCGTTGTTCAAATGTGAGGTGTCTGATGAAAAGGTCACAGGAAAGTGGTACAAAGATGGAGTGGAGGTCCTGCCAAGCGAACGCATCAAAATGACTCACATTGGAAGGTACAAGGATATATAAGTAGATTCAAACACATTCTGTGTTTATCTAAATAGTGTCTTTATTTCATGAGGCAGATGTTTTCCATGCATCATATCTTCTCTGTTGCTTGTTGCTTCAGGTTTCATCGGCTGCTTATTGATGATGTGAAGCCAGAGGACGCTGGAGACTATACGTTTGTTCCTGACGGATACGCTCTTTCGCTTTCTGCCAAGCTCAACTTCTTGGGTGAGATAGACGGAATGATTACAAAGGTGTTATTATGGATGCATTAATCATCAGCAGCCTGCATAATATTGTCaattcttctttctcttctctcaaaACAGAAATTAAGATCGACTATGTGCCTAGACAAGGTAGGTAGCCTTAAACTACCTTAGTtcatgaataattaaaaactCTTTTTAATCTTGTGTATAGTTCATATCCCAAACCCACttccacacacacgcacacacactctctcttactctctctctctctctctctttgtatgtTGTACGTTAACCAGATCCTCCAAAGATCCACCTGGACACCACTGGAAACATGGTGTCCCAAAACACCATCATTGTGGTGGCAGGCAACAAACTCCGTCTGGATGTGGAGATCACAGGAGAGCCAGCACCCACCGTTGTTTGGTCAAAGGGAGATCAAGTATGGACATGACAAGTGAAGGGTCACTATACAGTTTATCACATGGTGCTCACTAAATACATATGTTAATTTTGGATTGCATAACTTGTCATGAGTGTGCACATagcaaatacaaacatttatgaGAGACAAGTCATCCAGAAGACATAACTTAGCTACACAACAGCCATCTTGAATATGAAAGGAggtaatcatttaaaaaaaaaaatgtcagtggtTCATGGTTTTGGAAGGTCAGCAGGCTATTGAGCTAACCTGTTACAGCAGTATAGCCTGTTCTGTGCTCACTATCTCCTCTCCCCCTTTGTCTCCTTCACTGGGCTTCAGTTAAATGCTGCCTCACATATCTTATCTTGCCCCAATGTCACATCAGTATGGTGCTTTAGCTGCTAAGTGACCACTGGTAAGCCCAAATACTGCCAAAGTGTCCCTCTGGTCAACTCAAATGGCCCTGTAATTTGCCCTGAAGCCTCTCTGCCAGGGGTGAAAAGtaacttaagtacatttactcaagtactgtgcttaagtacaattttgaggtgcttgtGCTTTagttgagtatttccatttttggctattttatacttatacttcactacatttcaagGCAAATCTTATACTATAGCTTAAGTTAatagttactttccagattcTGATTAATGctatacaaaataacataacaaataaattattgatataaagtaaatataaaatatatatataaataaattaaaattagccccacatTTACTTGCTGTaatattaaagtgatgtacacattaatgcatcaatcaTAATccatatacattattctgaaatgggccattctgcagaattagtacttttacttttggtactttaagtatattttgatgctaatacttttgtactttaaatgcaggaattttacttgtaacagagtatttctacactgtagtattgctacttttacttaagtaaaagatctgagtattTCTTCCAACACTGCTCTCTGGTTAGCCAGAGTGCTGTTCTGGGGTACCTTTAGGGTGAACATGAACCTTGCTTCTAACGTTGCACATGGTGGCAGTGCATCTTTGTTATTTTCACCCCTCCACGTCACAGAGTCTTTGCACTGTACATCTGTAGTATGTGCATTTAGTGTCATGTTTAACGGCGCAcacattttgtgaaaatatatgtCGGCCTTTGTCACCCATTGACCATTTAATTAGGGCTGATGGACCCAGATGTTGTTTCCTCAAGATGAAATTGTGGGTTGCATCAAAGTTACCCTTCATGGTGCTTAAACGCTGCAATTTCCTGTTTGTTAGCAAATTATAGACACTGAAGGGCGTATAAGGGTGGAGGCCAGGAAAGACCTTAGCTGCTTCGTCATAGAGGGggcagagagggaggatgagggCAACTACACCATCTGTGTTACTAACCCTGCCGGAGAGGACAAGGCTATGCTGTTTGTGAAGATTGTGGGTAAGTGAAGATCTTAGTATAATGTCAGCAGGTGTTTAGTTAACACGGTAGGAACTGATGTGCTGTGATGTGGTTTACAATTCACCAGTTTTCAAAAATTTCATATATCAACTGTAGTTTAAACATTTCTGatgtattttaaatttgtaaTCTCATTTTAGATGTGCCTGACCCCCCTGAGCATGTCAAATGCCAATCAGTGGGAGAGGACTGTGCCACCATCACTTGGGAGCCTCCTAAATTTGATGGCGGTGCACCAGTCAAAGGTAAATGATGGATCTTAaccttttcatatttaatgggcTGGTTATaatgaatattaatttaatttctagggtttctgtgtttattgtgtacttaaattattattttgcccATGTTTATGCTTTCCGTGTTTTTCCTCCATCAGGTTATCTcatggagaggaagaagaagggcTCCTCCAGATGGACAAAGCTCAACTTTGATGTATATCAATCGACCACATATGAGGCTAAGAGGATGATTGAAGGTGTTCTGTATGAGATGAGGGTGTTTGCTGTCAACAGCATTGGCTTGTCTCAGCCAAGTCTCAACTCCAAACCCTTCATGCCTATTGGTACGTATCACACCCTATCATTCTCAGCTACTCCCTGTTCCTCCCTGTGCATCACCCATCTTCACTCAGCCCAGTGATTCTCTTGAGTCTTTCTTTCTGTCGTCCTCAGCCCCAACTAGCGAGCCAATGCGTCTGTCAGTACATGATGTGACAGACACCACATGCAGCCTGAAGTGGCTTGCCCCAGAGAGGATTGGAGCTGGGGGCCTGGATGGCTATGTTATTGAATACTGCAAGGAAGGAGGTGATAAAACCAAACCTTTTgtttacaatataa is a window of Siniperca chuatsi isolate FFG_IHB_CAS linkage group LG20, ASM2008510v1, whole genome shotgun sequence DNA encoding:
- the mybpc2b gene encoding myosin binding protein Cb isoform X2; its protein translation is MPEPVPAAKPEGEAPEEPTEEAIPQSEEDDAFPADGGDSEADGDDSGSTELTGLFIEKPEQNVVAVAGTDVTLIARVDSSTLTRKPTMKWLKGKWLDLGSKAGKHMQFKETYDRNTKIYTYEMKIIKVVPGDAGGYRCEVTAKDKCDSSTFEISVESARQEEQADILSAFKRADAGEDEGELDFSALLKATKKKKPVKEEPEVDVWELLKNAHPSEYEKIAFEYGITDLRGMLKRLKKMKVEPKHTEAFLKKLESCYSVEKGKRIVLKCEVVDPDIQVKWLKNGQEIKPSAKYVMEANGTFRTLTINKTTLADDAAYECVVGEDKCFTEVFVKEPPVTITKLMDDYHVVVGERVEFEIEVSEEGAHVMWFFEDIELHKEKDSSKYRFKKDGKKHTMIINEATLDDIGMYHAWTNGGHTKGELEVEEKELEVLQDIADLTVKATEQALFKCEVSDEKVTGKWYKDGVEVLPSERIKMTHIGRFHRLLIDDVKPEDAGDYTFVPDGYALSLSAKLNFLEIKIDYVPRQDPPKIHLDTTGNMVSQNTIIVVAGNKLRLDVEITGEPAPTVVWSKGDQQIIDTEGRIRVEARKDLSCFVIEGAEREDEGNYTICVTNPAGEDKAMLFVKIVDVPDPPEHVKCQSVGEDCATITWEPPKFDGGAPVKGYLMERKKKGSSRWTKLNFDVYQSTTYEAKRMIEGVLYEMRVFAVNSIGLSQPSLNSKPFMPIAPTSEPMRLSVHDVTDTTCSLKWLAPERIGAGGLDGYVIEYCKEGGTEWVVANQELCERQGFVVRGLPVGEKINFRVSAVNIAGRSPPATLSQPVTIREIVELPKIRLPRDLRTKYIRKVGDKINLTVPFQGKPRPVATWYKDGQPLDPKMVNVRNSNVDTILFIRSAEREHSGKYELVLQIENMEDRATIDIRIVEKPGPPVNVKVIDVWGFNAALEWEPPKDDGNCEVTGYTIQKADMKTKEWFTVYEHNRRTNCTASDLIMGNEYMFRVYSENLCGLSEEPRQSKNTAVIAKTGLECKQNPYKEIDVSCVPKFTQPLVDRSVVAGYSTAISCAVKGFPRPKIIWMKNKMIIGEDPKYLMQNNQGVLTLNIRKPSTFDGGKYSCMAVNDLGKDEVECKLDVRVATDPDKK
- the mybpc2b gene encoding myosin binding protein Cb isoform X7, producing MPEPVPAAKPEGEAPEEPTEEDAFPADGGDSGSTELTGLFIEKPEQNVVAVAGTDVTLIARVDSSTLTRKPTMKWLKGKWLDLGSKAGKHMQFKETYDRNTKIYTYEMKIIKVVPGDAGGYRCEVTAKDKCDSSTFEISVESARQEEQADILSAFKRADAGEDEGELDFSALLKATKKKKPVKEEPEVDVWELLKNAHPSEYEKIAFEYGITDLRGMLKRLKKMKVEPKHTEAFLKKLESCYSVEKGKRIVLKCEVVDPDIQVKWLKNGQEIKPSAKYVMEANGTFRTLTINKTTLADDAAYECVVGEDKCFTEVFVKEPPVTITKLMDDYHVVVGERVEFEIEVSEEGAHVMWFFEDIELHKEKDSSKYRFKKDGKKHTMIINEATLDDIGMYHAWTNGGHTKGELEVEEKELEVLQDIADLTVKATEQALFKCEVSDEKVTGKWYKDGVEVLPSERIKMTHIGRFHRLLIDDVKPEDAGDYTFVPDGYALSLSAKLNFLEIKIDYVPRQDPPKIHLDTTGNMVSQNTIIVVAGNKLRLDVEITGEPAPTVVWSKGDQQIIDTEGRIRVEARKDLSCFVIEGAEREDEGNYTICVTNPAGEDKAMLFVKIVDVPDPPEHVKCQSVGEDCATITWEPPKFDGGAPVKGYLMERKKKGSSRWTKLNFDVYQSTTYEAKRMIEGVLYEMRVFAVNSIGLSQPSLNSKPFMPIAPTSEPMRLSVHDVTDTTCSLKWLAPERIGAGGLDGYVIEYCKEGGTEWVVANQELCERQGFVVRGLPVGEKINFRVSAVNIAGRSPPATLSQPVTIREIVELPKIRLPRDLRTKYIRKVGDKINLTVPFQGKPRPVATWYKDGQPLDPKMVNVRNSNVDTILFIRSAEREHSGKYELVLQIENMEDRATIDIRIVEKPGPPVNVKVIDVWGFNAALEWEPPKDDGNCEVTGYTIQKADMKTKEWFTVYEHNRRTNCTASDLIMGNEYMFRVYSENLCGLSEEPRQSKNTAVIAKTGLECKQNPYKEIDVSCVPKFTQPLVDRSVVAGYSTAISCAVKGFPRPKIIWMKNKMIIGEDPKYLMQNNQGVLTLNIRKPSTFDGGKYSCMAVNDLGKDEVECKLDVRVATDPDKK
- the mybpc2b gene encoding myosin binding protein Cb isoform X6; translation: MPEPVPAAKPEGEDAFPADGGADSEADGDDSGSTELTGLFIEKPEQNVVAVAGTDVTLIARVDSSTLTRKPTMKWLKGKWLDLGSKAGKHMQFKETYDRNTKIYTYEMKIIKVVPGDAGGYRCEVTAKDKCDSSTFEISVESARQEEQADILSAFKRADAGEDEGELDFSALLKATKKKKPVKEEPEVDVWELLKNAHPSEYEKIAFEYGITDLRGMLKRLKKMKVEPKHTEAFLKKLESCYSVEKGKRIVLKCEVVDPDIQVKWLKNGQEIKPSAKYVMEANGTFRTLTINKTTLADDAAYECVVGEDKCFTEVFVKEPPVTITKLMDDYHVVVGERVEFEIEVSEEGAHVMWFFEDIELHKEKDSSKYRFKKDGKKHTMIINEATLDDIGMYHAWTNGGHTKGELEVEEKELEVLQDIADLTVKATEQALFKCEVSDEKVTGKWYKDGVEVLPSERIKMTHIGRFHRLLIDDVKPEDAGDYTFVPDGYALSLSAKLNFLEIKIDYVPRQDPPKIHLDTTGNMVSQNTIIVVAGNKLRLDVEITGEPAPTVVWSKGDQQIIDTEGRIRVEARKDLSCFVIEGAEREDEGNYTICVTNPAGEDKAMLFVKIVDVPDPPEHVKCQSVGEDCATITWEPPKFDGGAPVKGYLMERKKKGSSRWTKLNFDVYQSTTYEAKRMIEGVLYEMRVFAVNSIGLSQPSLNSKPFMPIAPTSEPMRLSVHDVTDTTCSLKWLAPERIGAGGLDGYVIEYCKEGGTEWVVANQELCERQGFVVRGLPVGEKINFRVSAVNIAGRSPPATLSQPVTIREIVELPKIRLPRDLRTKYIRKVGDKINLTVPFQGKPRPVATWYKDGQPLDPKMVNVRNSNVDTILFIRSAEREHSGKYELVLQIENMEDRATIDIRIVEKPGPPVNVKVIDVWGFNAALEWEPPKDDGNCEVTGYTIQKADMKTKEWFTVYEHNRRTNCTASDLIMGNEYMFRVYSENLCGLSEEPRQSKNTAVIAKTGLECKQNPYKEIDVSCVPKFTQPLVDRSVVAGYSTAISCAVKGFPRPKIIWMKNKMIIGEDPKYLMQNNQGVLTLNIRKPSTFDGGKYSCMAVNDLGKDEVECKLDVRVATDPDKK
- the mybpc2b gene encoding myosin binding protein Cb isoform X1 → MPEPVPAAKPEGEAPEEPTEEAIPQSEEDDAFPADGGADSEADGDDSGSTELTGLFIEKPEQNVVAVAGTDVTLIARVDSSTLTRKPTMKWLKGKWLDLGSKAGKHMQFKETYDRNTKIYTYEMKIIKVVPGDAGGYRCEVTAKDKCDSSTFEISVESARQEEQADILSAFKRADAGEDEGELDFSALLKATKKKKPVKEEPEVDVWELLKNAHPSEYEKIAFEYGITDLRGMLKRLKKMKVEPKHTEAFLKKLESCYSVEKGKRIVLKCEVVDPDIQVKWLKNGQEIKPSAKYVMEANGTFRTLTINKTTLADDAAYECVVGEDKCFTEVFVKEPPVTITKLMDDYHVVVGERVEFEIEVSEEGAHVMWFFEDIELHKEKDSSKYRFKKDGKKHTMIINEATLDDIGMYHAWTNGGHTKGELEVEEKELEVLQDIADLTVKATEQALFKCEVSDEKVTGKWYKDGVEVLPSERIKMTHIGRFHRLLIDDVKPEDAGDYTFVPDGYALSLSAKLNFLEIKIDYVPRQDPPKIHLDTTGNMVSQNTIIVVAGNKLRLDVEITGEPAPTVVWSKGDQQIIDTEGRIRVEARKDLSCFVIEGAEREDEGNYTICVTNPAGEDKAMLFVKIVDVPDPPEHVKCQSVGEDCATITWEPPKFDGGAPVKGYLMERKKKGSSRWTKLNFDVYQSTTYEAKRMIEGVLYEMRVFAVNSIGLSQPSLNSKPFMPIAPTSEPMRLSVHDVTDTTCSLKWLAPERIGAGGLDGYVIEYCKEGGTEWVVANQELCERQGFVVRGLPVGEKINFRVSAVNIAGRSPPATLSQPVTIREIVELPKIRLPRDLRTKYIRKVGDKINLTVPFQGKPRPVATWYKDGQPLDPKMVNVRNSNVDTILFIRSAEREHSGKYELVLQIENMEDRATIDIRIVEKPGPPVNVKVIDVWGFNAALEWEPPKDDGNCEVTGYTIQKADMKTKEWFTVYEHNRRTNCTASDLIMGNEYMFRVYSENLCGLSEEPRQSKNTAVIAKTGLECKQNPYKEIDVSCVPKFTQPLVDRSVVAGYSTAISCAVKGFPRPKIIWMKNKMIIGEDPKYLMQNNQGVLTLNIRKPSTFDGGKYSCMAVNDLGKDEVECKLDVRVATDPDKK